In Stigmatopora argus isolate UIUO_Sarg chromosome 17, RoL_Sarg_1.0, whole genome shotgun sequence, the following are encoded in one genomic region:
- the pfkpa gene encoding ATP-dependent 6-phosphofructokinase, platelet type isoform X3 → MAQTDTKKIFFENLSGAGKAIAVLTSGGDAQGMNAAVRAVVRMGLYVGAKVYFIREGYQGMVDGGENITEATWESVSSMLQVGGTVIGSARCQDFRTPEGRLKAALNLVKLGITNLCVIGGDGSLTGANLFREEWSGLLAQLVAQGSIEQQSVQTYSALHIVGMVGSIDNDFCGTDMTIGTDSALHRIIEVVDAIMTTAQSHQRTFVLEVMGRHCGYLALVSALACGADWVLIPEMPPEDGWEEKMCQKLSATRSRGTRLNIIIVAEGAIDRHGKPITSSIVKDLVVKCLGFDTRVTILGHVQRGGTPSAFDRILASRMGVEAVLALLETTANTPACVVSLCGNQSVRLPLMECVKMTQEVQKAMDEKKFEDAVKFRGRSFENNLKTYKLLAHRKPESELPTSNFNVAVLNVGAPAAGMNAAVRSAVRVGISEGHKMFAVSDGFEGFYNGQIKEIKWSDVGGWTGQGGSLLGTKRTLPAKHAEKIAEQMRTHNINALLVIGGFEAFLSLLELLTARGKYDEFCVPMIMVPATVSNNIPGSDLSIGADTALNAITTTCDRIKQSASGTKRRVFIIETMGGYCGYLATVAGLAAGADAAYIYEEPFDIRDLQANVEHLTEKMKTSIQRGLVLRNENSNENYTTDFIYQLYSEEGKGVFDCRKNVLGHMQQGGAPSPFDRNFGTKISAKAMQWVTKKLVETFRQGRVFANTEDSCCLLGMRRRALVFQPVVQLKGETDFVHRIPKEQWWLKLRPLMKILAKYKTSYDVSDSGQLEHVVHNRPKDSDASVAM, encoded by the exons ATGGCACAGACAGACACCAAGAAGATATTCTTTGAAAACCTCTCTGGAGCGGGCAAAGCCATCGCCGTTCTGACTAGCGGAGGGGATGCTCAAG gaatgAACGCTGCTGTGCGTGCTGTGGTCCGAATGGGGTTGTATGTAGGAGCAAAGGTTTATTTCATTCGTGAG GGGTATCAGGGTATGGTGGATGGCGGGGAGAATATAACCGAAGCCACATGGGAAAGTGTTTCCAGCATGTTACAAGTG ggtgGGACAGTCATTGGCAGTGCCCGTTGCCAAGACTTTCGCACACCTGAAGGTCGCCTGAAGGCTGCTCTCAACTTGGTGAAACTTGGGATCACAAACCTTTGTGTGATTGGTGGTGATGGCAGCTTGACAGGAGCCAATCTCTTCAGGGAGGAATGGAGTGGACTGCTGGCTCAGCTGGTAGCGCAAG GTTCTATTGAGCAACAGTCTGTTCAGACTTACTCCGCCCTTCACATTGTCGGGATGGTGGGCTCCATCGATAACGACTTTTGTGGAACTGACATGACAATCGGCACAGATTCGGCTTTACATCGAATCATTGAAGTTGTGGATGCAATCATGACAACAGCACAGAG TCACCAGAGAACATTTGTTTTAGAAGTCATGGGCAGACACTGCGG CTACCTGGCCTTGGTCAGCGCCCTGGCTTGTGGGGCAGATTGGGTTTTAATCCCTGAGATGCCTCCAGAGGATGGCTGGGAGGAGAAGATGTGTCAAAAACTGTCTGCG ACCCGGTCCAGGGGCACAAGGCTGAATATAATCATAGTGGCAGAGGGAGCCATTGATAGACATGGGAAGCCTATAACATCTAGTATTGTCAAGGAT CTTGTTGTCAAATGTTTGGGTTTTGACACGCGAGTGACAATCCTGGGTCACGTGCAGCGAGGAGGGACCCCCTCTGCTTTTGATCGTATCTTG GCAAGTCGAATGGGTGTGGAGGCTGTTCTTGCCCTGCTGGAGACGACAGCCAATACGCCAGCTTGTGTGGTGTCTCTGTGTGGTAACCAGTCAGTGCGATTGCCCCTGATGGAATGTGTCAAAATG ACTCAAGAAGTGCAGAAGGCAATGGATGAAAAGAAATTTGAAGATGCAGTAAAGTTCCGGGGGAG AAGTTTCGAGAATAACCTGAAGACATACAAACTACTGGCTCATCGTAAACCAGAGTCTGAACTGCCGACT AGCAATTTCAATGTGGCAGTGCTAAATGTGGGCGCACCTGCAGCAGGCATGAATGCGGCGGTCCGTTCAGCTGTCAGGGTGGGCATTTCGGAGGGGCACAAAATGTTTGCTGTCAGCGATGGATTTGAGGGGTTCTACAATGGTCAG aTTAAGGAGATTAAATGGTCGGACGTTGGAGGATGGACAGGTCAGGGAGGATCTCTTTTGGGAACTAAAAG AACGCTCCCCGCAAAGCATGCTGAAAAAATTGCTGAGCAGATGCGAACTCACAACATAAATGCACTGTTGGTAATTGGTGGATTTGAG GCCTTCCTGTCGCTGCTGGAGTTGTTAACTGCGCGCGGGAAGTATGACGAGTTCTGTGTTCCCATGATCATGGTCCCGGCCACAGTCTCCAACAATATACCGGGCTCAGACCTCAGCATTGGAGCTGACACAGCTCTGAATGCCATTACTACT ACTTGCGATCGCATCAAGCAGTCAGCGAGTGGAACAAAAAGACGCGTGTTCATCATTGAGACCATGGGGGGTTATTGCGGCTATCTGGCAACCGTAGCAGGCCTGGCTGCTGGGGCCGACGCTGCGTACATCTACGAGGAACCTTTTGACATCAGAGATCTGCAA GCCAACGTTGAGCACTTGAcagagaaaatgaaaacaagtaTTCAACGTGGCCTAGTTCTAAG aaatGAGAACTCAAATGAAAACTACACCACCGACTTCATCTACCAGCTGTACAGTGAAGAAGGCAAAGGTGTGTTTGACTGCAGGAAAAATGTACTGGGACACATGCAGCAG GGAGGTGCTCCTTCTCCATTTGACCGGAACTTTGGGACCAAGATCTCTGCCAAGGCAATGCAATGGGTCACCAAAAAGCTGGTGGAAACATTCAGACAAG gTAGAGTGTTTGCTAACACTGAGGACAGTTGCTGCTTACTAGGAATGCGACGCAGGGCTCTCGTCTTCCAGCCAGTAGTACAACTTAAGGGGGAAACTGACTTTGT TCACAGGATCCCCAAAGAGCAATGGTGGCTAAAGCTTCGTCCTCTGATGAAGATTCTCGCCAAGTATAAGACAAGCTACGATGTCTCAGATTCCGGACAGCTTGAGCATGTCGTACATAACCGGCCCAAAGATTCAGATGCATCTGTGGCCATGTGA